Part of the Prionailurus bengalensis isolate Pbe53 chromosome B3, Fcat_Pben_1.1_paternal_pri, whole genome shotgun sequence genome is shown below.
CTCCAGTTGCCCGCATGCCAGGCAGCACACGGCCTCAGGTGGCAGTGGCGGGCGGGCTGGGGCCGGCCCTCGGGGGCACAGTCGTCCTCCCGGCCCGAACTGCAGCGCACGGGCCTCCACACGGCACCCAGGCCGCAGGTGGTGGAGCACTGGGGACCAGGGCATGGGCCGTGAGGGCGGGCAGAGCCCCCAGCCAGGGGCTGCCCAtccaggtggggggcggggacccTGGTGGAGCcagggcctcagtctccccctctgCAGAGGGGagctctccacccacctcccaagAAGACCGTGCGTGAGGACCAAAAATCACAAGCCACGGTCTGTGCCCACAGGGGACGCACGAGGTGACCCAGCCATCGTGACCAGGCTCACTGCTCCCCAAAGTCACGGAGGAAGGGAGTCTGGATTCCTGTCTCcgcctgtccctccccacccaggaTGAGGAGTCTGAACAGAATTGAACAGTGACACTGGGGGGGCACCTGCCAGCTTCTTCCTGTCAAGTTCAGACCCTCGCTggcctgagtggggaggggccgctgggggcagggggctatGGCCGCCCTGTCCAGGGAGCTTGCCAGCCGGGTGTGAGGGACGCTGCCCCCGGCTGCCCCCATCTGTGCTACCTGCCCTCCTGGCGGACCCCCATGCCACTGGGGGCCTCTGGGGACTCCAGGGATGGGCGCCTCCCCGGACACCTCACCACTCAGACAAGAAACGGGCCTGATGGGGTGGACTGCCCCCGGGGGCACACGGAGGGCGTGACCTGAGacgacatcccccccccccgccctgcacaGGCAGGGTTTGGTCCCCGGGTCCCAAAGGAGGAGATAGAGGTGGTGAGGCCCCTACCTCACTCCAGTTGCCCACTTCCCAGCTGGCATTCCCAGCAGGGGGCAGGTGCACGGCCAGGCTGGGGTCTGGCTGGGCCTCAGGGATGATGCTGCCATTGGCCGAGCCGTCCTGAGCTGGTGTGAACACCACAGAACCAGGGGACTCGGGGCCCACAAGTCCTGGGCCCGGGGCCGGCAGGAAGAAGGCTCCTGGTGCTGCCGGGGTCCAAGGGGTGGGAGGCCCCGGCTCCAGGGTGCTGTCCCCGTCCCGGGTCTCTGGCTGAGCAACCggcggaggaggaggggcaggagcccCCCCAGTGCTGGGCCACAGCTCACTGTCCGCAGGCCCCAGGCCACCGTTCAGAGTTGGCTCCCAGGCCACAGTCCCAGCTGTCCACAGCGATCCTGCGTCGGGACTGGGGGAGGAGTGGCTGGGGCCCGTGGCGGGTGaggcgggtggggtggggtggggcccttGGGGGGGGCCGGTACCCTCCTCCTCGGACAGCTCGTTGGTCCTCTCCCACCACGGAGGGGACGTCCAGCTCTGGCTGTCTTTCCCTCCCAGGGCCCTGTTTTGGCTCCCAGGGGCAGCCGGTTTCTCCGTGCCACCGGCTGGAGTGGGGGGCCGGGGCAAGCTGGGGAGCCCAGAGTCTGGGGCCTCAACAGGGGTGTCTTCCTCAGGCAAAAAATTGACCAGGGCGTCCCCGGGGGTCTGCTctgagggtgggggcggggagaggccaGCCTGGCCGGGCCCAGGGGCAGGCGACCCGCCTCCCGGCGTCCCAGGAAGCTCTGAGGCCGGCAGGGGGGTGGCTGTGGGGGGCTCAGCGGGACTGCTCAGGGGCGGGGGTGTCCGGTCCCCCGCACCTGCCAGGTCTGGGGCGGGGTCCTCCAAGGGCCCATAAGAGAGGTCCTCATGGAAGTTAATGAAATTGTAGTCATAGTAGAAATCGTCAACGAACACGGGCCCCGGCGGGCCCAGCCCAGGGTCCTCCTCGATGGCGTTGCCCACCCCGGTCGGCTCGGGTgacgaggggggtggggggcgtggggccAGGCGCGGGGGGATGAAGTCGATCTCGTTGAGGAACTCGTGGCTGGAGGAGGAGCCGCTGCCCGAGCCTTCGGGGCCCAGCACGTCCAGGGTCCGCGGACAGGGCGGCAGAGAGCAGGTAGTCTTGCCGGCCGGCCGCCGTGCCTCGTCACAGGGGACGCCAGTGTCGTTGGTGCAGAGGACACTCCGGAGCCGGGCGCCATCCCCGCACGTAGCCGAGCACTGGAGAGGAGGCCGGAGAGAGGGGTTCGGGCCAGGGGAGGTCACGGACCAGGGGAGGTCAGGGCCCAGGGCGCCCTGCCTGCTGGCCAAGGGCAGAGCGGGAGCCCTCGGCCAGCTGATTCTGGGCCTGTCCAGCCCCAGACCGTGGCGTGCGGTGGTGGCTCTCCAGGGCAGCCTAGTCCCCGAGGCTTCGGGGGACGCCCCCACCGCCCTCCCACCATGAGGCCCGCCAGGAAGGGCCCCCTGAAGACCGATGGTGGAGCTGGGGGCGGGCCCCCCATCCTGACACTCACCTGAGACCAGTTCCCCACGGCCCAGGTGGCGGGGCAGGGCACCTCACGGTTACAAGGACTTTCggcagggggccgggggaggTGCTCGCAGGCAGGCGGCTGCAGGGCCCTCTGCTCATCCGGCCCCACACCGCGGATGCAGAGCACAGAGCGGCGGGAGAGGCCCGCGGGCCCGCAGGAGTGGGAACACGcctgccactcccctgcccacCACCTGTGAGGCACACGGGCCACATCAGCAGAGCCTGGCCACGCTCCCAGGCACTGGGGGTgcaggcggggtggggtgggttgGGGCCCAGGGACAATCTCCCAAGCACTCGGGGTGCACGTGGGTCAGGACGCAGGGGACAATCTCCCAGGCACTCGGGGTGCAGGCGGGTCGGGTCAGGGCCCAGGGGACAATCTCCCAGGCACTCGGGGTGCAGGCGGGTCGGGTCAGGGCCCAGGGGACAATCTCCCAGGCACTCGGGGTGCAGGCAGGTCGGGTCGGGTCAGGGCCCAGGGGACAATCTCCCAGAGCTGCAAGCCCCGAAGCCCAGTGACAGGACCTCCCCGGGGGGCTGGGCGAGACCCAAACCCTAGTGACCAGGGACATCCTAGGCCAGCTGCTCCAGGCTGGGGTGGTGGTGGCCACGACCTGGGCCTTTAGCCCcactccctcagcccctcctgtggGCCCAGGATGTGGGGTCTgtggcagggccaggagcagTCAGGGCGGGCTCACCGGGCAGGGCACGGCTCCTCGCTGCACTGCCTCTGGCGGTCATCAGGCCGGACCAGGGGGTCACAGTGTCTCTCGTCCACGGGCCCCACCTGTCGCTCGGTACAGTGCACAGTCTGCCTCTGCATACCTGAGGGGCCGCGGGGGCTCAGCCTGGGCCCGGCACCCAGGGTGCCCCCTGCCCAGGGTGCCCCTGCCCGGGCTGCCCCGCACCCAGAGACAAGGCCACACCCGCTCCTCTAGAACCCTCCCAGAACAAGGCCTCCGCCTCCACCCCTAGATGGGGACCAGAGCGTGGAGGTTCGTGGCGTTGAGGGCCCAGCCCCTTGGCGTCCTAGCTGGGAGGCTTGGGCGCTCTGCGAGGACCTGCTGAGAACACTCCCCATGGGAGTTCCCGTGTGCGAGGGAAGGACACAGGGAGGTAGGACACGAGTCTCTCCCCTGGGGGTCAGCCCCTCGccacttccttcttcctgcctggaCCCCAAGAAGGGGGAGGGCGGGGCTACCTTGACACACGTGAGGGGAACACTCGGATGGGGAGAGAGGTCCTGGGTCCCTAAGGCCACCCCGAGCCACCTGCACTGGTGCTCCAGCTGGCACCCCACGACCTGCAGCGCCACACGCCCCTCAGCCGCCCACCTGTGAAGCGGCCGTCCGCTGACCCCCAGGGCCCGGTCTAACGGGTTTGCAGTCATGTTTGTAAACGTAAAGACGCTCTATGGGACAGGATACTTTTTAAGAGCTTTTGAAAATTTCTGCCAGGTTTCCGTGTGTCGGTTTCCACTTTATCATCACACGAGGTTTTTAAGGAGtgtttgaggggtacctgggtggctcagtcgatgaagtgTCCAATTTTTtattcggctcgggtcatgatctcgtggttcatgcgtttgagccccgagtcaggctctgcatggacagtgcggaccctgcttgggatgctccctctccccccaccccctctctgcccctccctgactcgtgctctcaaaataaaaaactaaaaactaaaaaggaatgaGCAGACGTCTGTCCCAGACTCCTGATGCTGAGATCCCTGGACACTGAGGGGCACTGGGGGTGACGAGCACTGGGGGTGACGAGCACTGGGGGTGACGAGCCCCGGGGAACAGGGGTCAGCGACACTGTTACACGTCTCATAGAGTTGGAAGAAATGAGTGTGTGTGGGGAACGGGCCACTGGGCCCAGAGGCTCAGAGCGGGGGTGGGGACACGCCGGTGGtcctggctccctcctccccacctctcctcctcctccccatcccccctgcGAAGCCCCTCCTGGGGCAGCAGCCAGGGAGCACCAGGCTCCGGGCCGCCCAGGAAGGAGCCACAAAGCCCGTTTGCagcaggaggtggaggaaggagccCATGGAAGACTGTGAGGACGAGGGTCCGGTGTCTGGCGTGGGACAGAAGCACCGGTGAGGGGCCTGCTGAGCAGTGAGAACGAAGATAGGGGCAGCTGGCGCGTCTCTGGGGACACAGTGCCAGCAGCTGAGACACACCGGGCACTCAGCACGTGTCCGGTCCTGTGCCGGCCTCTCCCCCGAGGGACCCGGGGACAGGACTGCCGGCGGCCCCGCTCTGGACACGGGGGCCCGAGAGCCACATGTAAGCAGCCAGCCGGAGGCTGAAGCCGGGCACCGCGCCCACCCCGTTCCTCACCTGTGCCACAGGTGACCGTGCACTGGCTCCAGGGCCCGTAGCTCCAGGAAAACTCGGGCGgctggccgtggccgtggccgtggccacCCTCCTCCCTGTGGATGGTGTACTCGTAGCGCACCCCGGGGTTGCTCTCCTGGAAGAGCAGCTGAGGCAGGTGGGCAAGGGGCCCCGTGAGCACAGGCGTCCCCACCGCCCACCCGGGGCCCCGCGAGCACGAGGCGTCCCCACCGCCCACCCGGGGCCCCGCGAGCACGAGGCGTCCCCACCGCCCACCCGGGGCCCCGCGAGCACGAGGCGTCCCCACCGCCCACCCGGGGCCCCGCGAGCACGAGGCGTCCCCACCGCCCACCCGGGGCCCCGCGAGCACGAGGCGTCCCCACCGCCCACCCGGGGCCCCGCGAGCACGAGGCGTCCCCACCGCCCACCCGGGGCCCCGCGAGCACGAGGCGTCCCCACCGCCCACCCGGGGCCCCGCGAGCACGAGGCGTCCCCACCGCCCACCCGGGGCCCCGCGAGCACGAGGCGTCCCCACCGCCCACCCGGGGCCCCGCGAGCACGAGGCGTCCCCACCGCCCACCCGGGGCCCCGCGAGCACGAGGCGTCCCCACCGCCCACCCGGGGCCCCGCGAGCACGAGGCGTCCCCACCGCCCACCCGGGGCCCCGCGAGCACGAGGCGTCCCCACCGCCCACCCGGGGCCCCGCGAGCACGAGGCGTCCCCACCGCCCACCCGGGGCCCCGCGAGCACGAGGCGTCCCCACCGCCCACCCGGGGCCCCGCGAGCACGAGGCGTCCCCACCGCCCACCCGGGGCCCCGCGAGCACGAGGCGTCCCCACCGCCCACCCGGGGCCCCGCGAGCACGAGGCGTCCCCACCGCCCACCCGGGGCCCCGCGAGCACGAGGCGTCCCCACCGCCCACCCGGGGCCCCGCGAGCACGAGGCGTCCCCACCACCCACCCGGGGCCCCGTGAGCACGAGGCGTCCCCACCGCCCACCCGGGGCCACGAGCACGAGGCGTCCCCACCGCCCACTTAGGGCCCCACGAGCACGAGGCGTCCCCACCGCCCACCCAGGGCCATGAGCACGAGGCGTCCCCACCGCCCACCCAGGGGGCCACGAGCACAAGGTGTCCCCACCGCCCACCTAGGGCCCCACGAGCACAAGGTGTCCCCACTGCCCACCTAGGGCCCCACGAGCACGAGGCGTCCCCACCGCCCACCCAGGGCCGTGAGCACAAGGCATCCCCACTGCCCACCCAGGGCCCCACGAGCACGAGGCGTCCCCACTGCCCACCCAGGGCCCCACGAGCACGAGGTGTCCCCACCACCCACCTGGAGCCACGAGCACGAGGCATCCCCACCGCCCACCCGGGGCCCATGAGCACAAGGCATCCCCACGAGCGCGAGGCGTCCTGCCACCTGCCCAGAGCGATCACTGGAAGGGACCCGGACCCAGCCCCAGCCACCTCTGGGACCTGGGGCTACAACGTGGGGCTGTCCTAGAGacgggggaagggaggcagaggcccAGGGCCCTGTCTCGCCGTGGGGCAGGCGGTGCTGGACCCCCGGGGCCCgactcttcccccccaccctgggcctcaGGAGGCAGGCACCTGGATCCAGACGGGCTCGTCGGTGGGGCCGGGGGCCGTGAGGTTCTCCCAGTTGCCTGTGCGCGCGTACGTGAAGGTGGTGCCCGCCACCGGGTAGTCCCCGCCCCACTGGATGGTCCAGCCCCCGTTGAGGAAGTACTTGTGAGGGTCCTCGCTCCGCAGGGCCAGGAAGTTGGCGGCCTCAGCCACCTCCTCGATGCGGATCTCACGGGCACCAGCCGGGATCAGCCCCACGTCCACGTACCCTGTTGGCCAGGGGGTGTATAGACGCTAAGAGGCTGACCGTCCCCTTCCCTCGCCCCCCTTCCCGCTCCACCCGGCCTGCTGACGGCAAAGGTCCCACCACCAGCCCGGGGGCCCAAGCTCCTCCAGAAGGCAGAGGGTCCCATGTGTCCTAGGTCACCTAAACCTAGAGGGGACCCTCAAATCCTGCCCCCGTGACCCATGCCCCTTCACGCCTCTCCTGGATGCCTAGGCTAGCTGGGCCCTTCCCGGGGACACCCTCCGTGCTGCCCACACAGCCCGTTCCCGTTCCTTCACTGACTCTATGCGCTTTACCCGGTGACACAGGGGCTGCCGTCACCCCCATCTgaccgatgaggaaactgaggcccagacagatTAAGTAATGTGCCCGAAGGCCCTGCTGGGGTATGAATggggctccagggtccgagcgtCCTGGCCCAGCGCCCGAGGCCCCGCTCCTTACGGGTGCCTGCACAGAGATGCACCCGGGCCTTGGGGACACAGCTCTTTCCTGCATGAAACACTCCTCCCATCTCACCTGGGTCTTTCACGCACCAGCTAAactcccccctcctccaggaactctcccctcacctccctgGGTCAGGACCTCCTTCCTCACAGCCTGCTGGGCCCCCCACAATTGCACCTGCCACACTGAAAGCTTTCGTCACCTGTCGCTGTGAGCTCCTCACCTTCAAGCCCCCCTCACCCAGCACACGCAACCTTCAAGCCCCCCTCACCCAGCACACGCAGCCGGCACTCACACGGCTGAGGGGGTGGAGTTGGGGGGGGCAGCTCTCTGAAGCCTCACAAGAAGGCGGTAGCCTCTGAAGGGGCTGGCGCCACCCATAAGCCTCATCAGCCAACCCGGGGTCCCCGGGGCAGAAGGACTCCCCTGAGTACACGTCTCTGTGTCTGGGCCAAGGTGCCTGATGCCCGAGAGGACCCAGCGGggtggtctccctgcctccagtctctAGCCCGGGCGGGACCCTGGGGATCAGGCAGGGCTGCCGAGTTAGGAgaacccccccacccacccccacccccgcgtACCCAGGCCCTCAGACTCCTCGAAGGTCCCGCTCACGGTGTGGCAGGTGGAGCCGTTGCCGTGGCACACGCCACAGCGGTCCTCGACAGCACCCGAGTCAATCTCAAAGTCACAGCCCACGTTCTGGAACACACGGGAGGGAGGCCCCAGTGCCTGGCCACCAGCCAGCAgccctccctggcccctgccGCCACGGTCCGCCGGGGTCCGCCGGGGTGGGAGCAGGCCCCCACTCCGCCTGTCCCCGGGTGTGACACGGGGGGGATCCACGCGTGCAGTGAGGCCATGCTGAGGGGGCATGAGGTACGGGGGGGGGGGCCTTTCACAAAGAGCTACAGCAGGCGGGGCACTAGCACCCCAGGAGCTCCCCCAGTGTGGACGAAAGTTTCCTGGAAACAGGAATCTGTATCAGAGGCCCCGGGCAAGCGCGTCCCTGCCACTCTGGGCCCCAGTGCTTCGGGTGGGGGACAGTGGCTGGGACACGGGTGGGGAAGAGGCCGGGCTGACACCAGAAGCGAGCATACACGCTGCTGGCATTACTGACACTTATCTGCCAGGTTCGGGGCCCTGCATGCCCCTGCAGTGGCATCACCGAACCCGGTGACAGGGGTGCAGAACCGGCCACTTTCTCTCTCAGAGGACACCACTGCCCGGGGTCATTTGGCCAGTAGGAGGCTGACCCGGGCTCTGGCTTCCCGGCAGGGGCTGTGCAGGTGCGGGCCGAGCTTCAGAGGCTCGGAcagcaggcagggaggaggggaggaggggaggagagccacggtgcaggggctgggggtaCAAGGTCCGCCTGTGAGGGGCTCCagtgctggtggggggggggtggcctttGCTGACGGGGGCCAGAAGGGGACCAGGAGGGAACCCGGGGCAGCCGGTGTGGGAGACGCCCCTCCTGTCGGGCATACCTTGCAGATGCCATTGATGCAGAGGTCGTGGCCGGGCCGGCCCTGGTGGCAGGGGGTGCCATCTACCACAGCGTCCCTGAGCTTCTCAGCAAAGTACTCGCTCGAAGGCCGGCAGTGCAGCTCACAGGGGCTGGCTGGGGGCCCAAAGGGAGAGCCGTGAGGGACAGCCGGGGCGGGCGTCGCACTGTGTGTCAGGAACGGGCTGGAGGCTCCAGGGACAGCCCAGCCCGGCCTGGCCCGgcccagctggggtgggggcccgGCTCCTGCCAcccgccccccggcccctccccgtgGGCGGCAGGACTCACCGTCGTTGAGCACCGGCACCCAGGTGTGTAGCTGGCCCTTGTAGAGCATGGCGTCAAAGTGGCTGCACTGGACGTGGCGGAACGAGGGGCGGCCGGGGGGGCAGGCCTGCAGGTTGCACAGCCGGAAGCGCTTCCGCTCGCCCACACAGTACTTGCCGCTGTACTTGGGCCtgttgggggcggggtggggcgggggggggcggggggggcggggcgggggggggcagagtgAGCGCACGGTGAGCGCGGTGCCGCCGAGTCCCCGGGggggcccccagccccacactcACACAGGCTGTGTGCACCGCCGTTCAGCACTCTGCACGCCCACACCACAGCTCCGCGAGCAGACGGACCAGGCGCTCCAGCCCGACCAGCCGCCGTCCACAGCCTCAGGCCGGAAGCCGACAGGAACACACTCCCCGTTCAGACACCACTACCGAGACAGCCGACCAGGTGGAGACGCGCACCCAGGCCAGTCGGCCATCCCCGCCCTGGTGACACTGTGGCAGCTGGGGGGCCAGGGCAGGCAGAGGACAAGACCAAGGAGAGAGGAGGCTCCTCCCAGTGGTGGAGGCGCACAGGAACGACAGAGCCCAGGTGCCGACTTCCTGGTCCAGCGCGCAGGCGGGACAGGGCAGAGAGGCTGGACTCCAAGAGCCTGAGCTAGCGTGAGCCAAGGCTGCCTGCAGAGCAGAGGCACGCTGggagccccacccctcccctcccccccacctgaCACTGTCCCCTACCTTGCTCTCCCCACACCTGGTGCCGTCCACAGCTGCATCCAGCTTGGAGTGACAGGTGGTCCCCACGGAGCACCAGAGTGTGTGGCACACATTCTGCAGGGAGGACACAGGCCATGCCCTGACCCCTCCCTGTTGCCTCCACCCGCCCACCCCTCACCACCCTGTGTGGGGCTGGCACAGGGTGGGGGTCTGCAAATGGGATTCCCAGAGGGCCCTTCCCATCTTCTCCCAAACAAGGGGCGCTGGGGCTTGTTCAGAACGgcctccagccccgccccctccccagcctcccacccacctccccaagcCCTGCCCATATATCTCCCAACCCCGCCTACTCCCCCGCCCAGCCTCCCACCCACACCTCTCGCAGCCCCGCCCACACCTCTCCCatctccaccccctccccgcccttaCCTCTCCCAGCCCCGCCTACTCCCCCTCCCAGCTTCCGGCCCACACCTCACAGCCCCACCCACACCTCTCCcagctccaccccctccccacacttaCTTCTCCCAGCCCCGCCCATACCTCTCCCAGCTCCACCCCTCACCCGCCCTTacctctcccagccccacccactcCCTTAGAAagaccctcacccccaccaaaCCCGGGGTCTCTAACAAGGCCGGGTTAGGGCAGGTCTCCCCCAGGGAGGGGGGTCTCCCCCAGGGTTTTATCTTGCCTCTTCTAACCCAGCCCTGGGAGGTGACGGTCTCGCCCAAAGCCGCACAGTTGGCAAATGGTCCACCCAGAATTCAGAGCTGGGTGTGTAGCCACCCAGCCCGAGGAGGATCCCACAGGCCGAGTCCCCCAGCATCACGTGGGGGTGTGGGCCGAGCGCAGGCGCTGCAGGCCGCGGAGGgtagccccgcccccacctgtgCCCACACTCACGTCCATGTCCTCACAGAAGGCCGAATAGGCCCCATACTGGAGGCGGCACTGGTGGCCCACGTCGTAGAGGACCCCGGGTGGCACCGAGGGGAAGTCGATGACATCCTTGGTGGGAGCATCGTCCAAGCACAGGCCCCACCCCCGGCTGCAGAGATGGGACAGGGGACAGGGCAAGGGGGACAGCCTGAGAGACCCATCAGGGAGGCCtcggaggggcggggcggggcgagggcgagggcgagggcggggcgagggcggggcgcggcggggaGGGAAGAGCACTAAACCCGTAGGAAAACTGCAGCCTCGTCGctcaccccagcctcccctccgACCTCCAGCCCAGACCCCCGGCCCGGCATTCAGGCCTTCCTGCTCCCTCCGGGCCTCCGTGTCTCCGGACACACTCAGGCTCCCTAACCAACTGGCCCCACCCACAGGGCCACGGCTCCCAGCCACGGTGCTCTAGTACTCTCCTGTGAGGACTGTCTCCTGGATCCCCAGCCCAAAGGCCCGGCCGCAGAAGCCTCCAG
Proteins encoded:
- the ADAMTS7 gene encoding A disintegrin and metalloproteinase with thrombospondin motifs 7 isoform X1 — translated: MPGRPSPAPRLRPLLLLLCAVAPGDPGPAPGSGADGRAALDVVHPVRVDAGGAFLSYELWPRALRKRDVSARRAAPAFYELQYRGRELRFNLTANAHLLAPGFVSETRRRGGLGRTHIRARAPACHLLGEVQDPELEGGLAAISACDGLTGVFRLSNEDYFIEPLEGVPARPGHAQPHVVYKRQAPERGAELRGSRAPGTCGVPASTEPEARRERWEQRQQWRRQRPRRLHQRSVSREKWVETLVVADTKMVEYHGQPQVESYVLTIMNMVAGLFHDPSIGNPIHITIVRLVLLEDEEEDLKVTHHADNTLRSFCKWQKSINMKGDAHPLHHDTAILLTRKDLCAAMNRPCETLGLSHVAGMCQPHRSCNINEDTGLPLAFTVAHELGHSFGIQHDGSGNDCEPVGKRPSIMSPQLLYDTAPLTWSRCSREYITRFLDRGWGLCLDDAPTKDVIDFPSVPPGVLYDVGHQCRLQYGAYSAFCEDMDNVCHTLWCSVGTTCHSKLDAAVDGTRCGESKWCLNGECVPVGFRPEAVDGGWSGWSAWSVCSRSCGVGVQSAERRCTQPVPKYSGKYCVGERKRFRLCNLQACPPGRPSFRHVQCSHFDAMLYKGQLHTWVPVLNDASPCELHCRPSSEYFAEKLRDAVVDGTPCHQGRPGHDLCINGICKNVGCDFEIDSGAVEDRCGVCHGNGSTCHTVSGTFEESEGLGYVDVGLIPAGAREIRIEEVAEAANFLALRSEDPHKYFLNGGWTIQWGGDYPVAGTTFTYARTGNWENLTAPGPTDEPVWIQLLFQESNPGVRYEYTIHREEGGHGHGHGQPPEFSWSYGPWSQCTVTCGTGMQRQTVHCTERQVGPVDERHCDPLVRPDDRQRQCSEEPCPARWWAGEWQACSHSCGPAGLSRRSVLCIRGVGPDEQRALQPPACEHLPRPPAESPCNREVPCPATWAVGNWSQCSATCGDGARLRSVLCTNDTGVPCDEARRPAGKTTCSLPPCPRTLDVLGPEGSGSGSSSSHEFLNEIDFIPPRLAPRPPPPSSPEPTGVGNAIEEDPGLGPPGPVFVDDFYYDYNFINFHEDLSYGPLEDPAPDLAGAGDRTPPPLSSPAEPPTATPLPASELPGTPGGGSPAPGPGQAGLSPPPPSEQTPGDALVNFLPEEDTPVEAPDSGLPSLPRPPTPAGGTEKPAAPGSQNRALGGKDSQSWTSPPWWERTNELSEEEGTGPPQGPHPTPPASPATGPSHSSPSPDAGSLWTAGTVAWEPTLNGGLGPADSELWPSTGGAPAPPPPPVAQPETRDGDSTLEPGPPTPWTPAAPGAFFLPAPGPGLVGPESPGSVVFTPAQDGSANGSIIPEAQPDPSLAVHLPPAGNASWEVGNWSECSTTCGLGAVWRPVRCSSGREDDCAPEGRPQPARHCHLRPCAAWHAGNWSKCSRSCGGGSSTRDVQCVDTQDLRPLRPFHCQPGPAMPPARRPCGAQPCLSWYVSSWRECSEACGGGEQRRLVTCPEPGLCEEALRPNSTRSCNTQPCTKWVVGPWGQCSAPCGGGVQRRLVRCVNTQTGLPEEDSDQCGHEAWPESSRPCGTQDCELGEAPRCERDRLSFGFCETLRLLGRCQLPAVRTQCCRSCPLPGHGVPSRGHQRVARR
- the ADAMTS7 gene encoding A disintegrin and metalloproteinase with thrombospondin motifs 7 isoform X2; this encodes MPGRPSPAPRLRPLLLLLCAVAPGDPGPAPGSGADGRAALDVVHPVRVDAGGAFLSYELWPRALRKRDVSARRAAPAFYELQYRGRELRFNLTANAHLLAPGFVSETRRRGGLGRTHIRARAPACHLLGEVQDPELEGGLAAISACDGLTGVFRLSNEDYFIEPLEGVPARPGHAQPHVVYKRQAPERGAELRGSRAPGTCGVPASTEPEARRERWEQRQQWRRQRPRRLHQRSVSREKWVETLVVADTKMVEYHGQPQVESYVLTIMNMVAGLFHDPSIGNPIHITIVRLVLLEDEEEDLKVTHHADNTLRSFCKWQKSINMKGDAHPLHHDTAILLTRKDLCAAMNRPCETLGLSHVAGMCQPHRSCNINEDTGLPLAFTVAHELGHSFGIQHDGSGNDCEPVGKRPSIMSPQLLYDTAPLTWSRCSREYITRFLDRGWGLCLDDAPTKDVIDFPSVPPGVLYDVGHQCRLQYGAYSAFCEDMDNVCHTLWCSVGTTCHSKLDAAVDGTRCGESKWCLNGECVPVGFRPEAVDGGWSGWSAWSVCSRSCGVGVQSAERRCTQPVPKYSGKYCVGERKRFRLCNLQACPPGRPSFRHVQCSHFDAMLYKGQLHTWVPVLNDASPCELHCRPSSEYFAEKLRDAVVDGTPCHQGRPGHDLCINGICKNVGCDFEIDSGAVEDRCGVCHGNGSTCHTVSGTFEESEGLGYVDVGLIPAGAREIRIEEVAEAANFLALRSEDPHKYFLNGGWTIQWGGDYPVAGTTFTYARTGNWENLTAPGPTDEPVWIQESNPGVRYEYTIHREEGGHGHGHGQPPEFSWSYGPWSQCTVTCGTGMQRQTVHCTERQVGPVDERHCDPLVRPDDRQRQCSEEPCPARWWAGEWQACSHSCGPAGLSRRSVLCIRGVGPDEQRALQPPACEHLPRPPAESPCNREVPCPATWAVGNWSQCSATCGDGARLRSVLCTNDTGVPCDEARRPAGKTTCSLPPCPRTLDVLGPEGSGSGSSSSHEFLNEIDFIPPRLAPRPPPPSSPEPTGVGNAIEEDPGLGPPGPVFVDDFYYDYNFINFHEDLSYGPLEDPAPDLAGAGDRTPPPLSSPAEPPTATPLPASELPGTPGGGSPAPGPGQAGLSPPPPSEQTPGDALVNFLPEEDTPVEAPDSGLPSLPRPPTPAGGTEKPAAPGSQNRALGGKDSQSWTSPPWWERTNELSEEEGTGPPQGPHPTPPASPATGPSHSSPSPDAGSLWTAGTVAWEPTLNGGLGPADSELWPSTGGAPAPPPPPVAQPETRDGDSTLEPGPPTPWTPAAPGAFFLPAPGPGLVGPESPGSVVFTPAQDGSANGSIIPEAQPDPSLAVHLPPAGNASWEVGNWSECSTTCGLGAVWRPVRCSSGREDDCAPEGRPQPARHCHLRPCAAWHAGNWSKCSRSCGGGSSTRDVQCVDTQDLRPLRPFHCQPGPAMPPARRPCGAQPCLSWYVSSWRECSEACGGGEQRRLVTCPEPGLCEEALRPNSTRSCNTQPCTKWVVGPWGQCSAPCGGGVQRRLVRCVNTQTGLPEEDSDQCGHEAWPESSRPCGTQDCELGEAPRCERDRLSFGFCETLRLLGRCQLPAVRTQCCRSCPLPGHGVPSRGHQRVARR